The following coding sequences are from one Triticum aestivum cultivar Chinese Spring chromosome 5A, IWGSC CS RefSeq v2.1, whole genome shotgun sequence window:
- the LOC123104570 gene encoding uncharacterized protein — translation MPPAACATPAAARPPLPVSRRCPLQPRDGNAAASLSLGGAVLAKSKAKAPAAAASPPSVRSYAARVDAESRAAAVAIEKKVSLAEELEKVRERRGRVMAELIRLIEMQSQLSVFGGETLKLEIQWSDFPVEGIREVYSDEIISHEI, via the exons ATGCCCCCCGCCGCCTGCGCCACGCCGGCGGCCGCGCGCCCGCCGCTCCCCGTCTCGCGCCGCTGCCCCCTGCAGCCGAGGGACGGCAACGCGGCGGCCTCCCTGTCcttgggcggcgccgtccttgCCAAATCGAAGGCGAAGGCACCGGCGGCTGCCGCGTCGCCGCCGTCGGTGAGGTCGTATGCTGCCAGGGTTGACGCGGAgagcagggcggcggcggtggcgattgAGAAGAAGGTGTCGCTGGCAGAGGAGCTGGAGAAGGTGCGGGAGCGGCGGGGACGGGTGATGGCGGAGCTGATACGCCTCATCGAGATGCA GTCTCAATTATCTGTATTCGGTGGTGAAACACTGAAACTAGAGATACAGTGGAGTGACTTTCCTGTAGAGGGAATTAGGGAGGTTTATTCTGATGAGATTATTTCCCATGAGATATAG